From Acipenser ruthenus unplaced genomic scaffold, fAciRut3.2 maternal haplotype, whole genome shotgun sequence, one genomic window encodes:
- the LOC131732520 gene encoding uncharacterized protein LOC131732520 → MLQPQPSSSATELDINSLYMPRLPYVGEEQIKVYEDYVIGSGNFGTVYRGSYQGTVAAIKKIPIQGSLNDITHEILVCTRLSHPHIARVMAVSKTDRAILIANEYIHGASLEKVLHGDDANFKLNEEEQCYIGLEVALAVEYIHSKNIIHQDIKPANILVEQRSKKALLTDWGLANVRDSVSLRLGSRTVAQVAGPQGGTALYMAPECMINFMQPSVKSDVWSLGATFLELFTGCYPWNVNNCRELSRLLLTEAVPHGLSSLNSPQKTIVCPCLNYSSDLRPPVSEVVQIFKGLDIINLEQRYGFKW, encoded by the exons ATGCTACAGCCTCAACCTTCCAGCAGTGCAACAGAACTGGATATTAATTCTC TTTACATGCCTAGGCTTCCCTATGTAGGTGAAGAGCAAATTAAAGTCTATGAAGACTATGTGATTGGTAGTGGTAACTTTGGAACTGTGTACAGGGGATCCTACCAGGGGACAGTTGCTGCCATTAAAAAAATCCCCATTCAAGGATCTCTGAATGACATAACACATGAGATTCTCGTCTGCAC AAGGCTTTCCCATCCTCACATAGCCAGGGTGATGGCTGTTTCTAAGACTGATAGAGCAATTCTCATTGCAAATGAATACATCCATGGAGCAAGTTTAGAGAAAGTGCTTCATGGAGATGATGCCAATTTCAAG TTGAATGAAGAAGAGCAATGCTACATTGGACTGGAAGTAGCTCTTGCTGTTGAGTACATTCATTCAAAGAATATAATACATCAGGATATCAAACCAGCAAATATTCTG GTAGAGCAACGTTCAAAGAAGGCACTTCTTACAGACTGGGGGCTTGCTAATGTTCGAGATTCGGTGTCTCTAAGACTTGGAAGCAGAACTGTTGCACAGGTAGCAGGTCCTCAGGGTGGAACAGCCCTGTACATGGCGCCTGAATGCATGATCAACTTCATGCAGCCAAGCGTGAAATCTGATGTGTGGTCTTTGGGTGCAACGTTCCTAGAGCTCTTTACTGGCTGTTATCCGTGGAATGTAAACAACTGCAGAGAGCTTAGTAGGCTGCTTTTGACAGAGGCCGTGCCCCATGGCCTATCTAGCCTtaactctccccagaaaacaatTGTTTGCCCCTGTCTGAACTACAGTTCTGATCTTCGACCTCCTGTTTCTGAGGTTGTTCAAATCTTTAAGGGTTTAGACATCATCAATTTAGAGCAACGTTATGGTTTTAAGTGGTAA